The following coding sequences are from one Candidatus Eremiobacteraceae bacterium window:
- a CDS encoding BON domain-containing protein, whose translation MKTDVQLHKDVVDSLAFDLQVDERDLTVGVHNAIVTISGTVPNYAQKYAVERAIKRIAGVRGIAEELRVELPHSHRRNDTDIAAAAVSALAWNTFVPAASVQVTVENGAVTLAGELDWEFQRSEAEAAVRNLKGVTEITNLITLKSGKFVGPRDVKEKIERAFSRTAESEAKRISVETVGGKVTLKGVVHTLTERDEAVRAAWHVPGVTRVDNLLTIG comes from the coding sequence ATGAAGACCGATGTTCAACTGCACAAAGACGTCGTCGATTCACTAGCCTTCGATCTCCAAGTCGACGAACGAGATCTCACCGTCGGGGTCCATAACGCGATCGTGACGATTTCGGGCACGGTGCCGAACTACGCTCAGAAATACGCCGTAGAGCGAGCGATAAAGCGTATCGCCGGAGTTCGCGGCATCGCGGAAGAGCTGCGAGTGGAACTGCCGCATTCGCACCGCCGCAACGACACAGACATCGCGGCAGCCGCCGTCAGCGCCCTTGCGTGGAACACGTTTGTGCCGGCCGCTTCCGTACAAGTCACCGTGGAAAACGGTGCGGTCACGCTAGCGGGCGAGCTCGACTGGGAATTTCAACGATCCGAAGCCGAAGCCGCGGTACGCAACCTCAAGGGCGTCACGGAGATCACGAATCTGATCACGCTGAAGTCCGGCAAGTTCGTCGGACCGCGAGACGTCAAGGAAAAGATCGAGCGAGCATTCTCACGCACAGCGGAGTCCGAGGCGAAGCGGATCAGCGTGGAAACCGTCGGCGGAAAAGTCACCCTCAAAGGCGTGGTCCACACGCTGACCGAGCGCGACGAAGCGGTTCGCGCGGCGTGGCACGTGCCGGGAGTGACGCGAGTCGACAATCTTCTCACCATCGGCTAG
- a CDS encoding phosphoribosyltransferase, whose protein sequence is MNFPRFPDRRSAGRDLAKHLSKFTGDSDIVVLALPRGGVPVAYEVAQALRAPLDVIVVRKLGFPGREELAIGAIASGGTLVIDPDLVAGVSQAELDAVATREVAELTRRERTYRDGRPPIEVNGKLAIVVDDGLATGASMRAAISALRERGVRRIVVAVPLASRQAVASLEREADSVVAVFVPEVLYAVGVHYKDFSQTTDKEVRDLLAQSVGRRERSWPNERRIERERLGNRRAAT, encoded by the coding sequence ATGAACTTTCCGCGATTTCCCGACCGCCGCAGCGCGGGCCGAGACCTTGCCAAGCATCTGAGCAAGTTCACCGGCGATTCGGACATCGTCGTTCTCGCGCTGCCTCGCGGCGGCGTTCCGGTCGCATACGAAGTCGCGCAGGCGCTTAGGGCTCCGCTGGATGTCATCGTCGTTCGCAAACTCGGATTTCCCGGGCGAGAAGAGCTCGCGATCGGCGCGATAGCCTCAGGCGGCACTCTTGTCATCGACCCCGATCTTGTCGCCGGCGTCTCGCAGGCCGAGTTGGATGCTGTCGCCACCCGCGAAGTCGCCGAGCTCACCCGTCGCGAACGCACATACCGCGACGGGCGCCCGCCGATCGAAGTCAACGGCAAGCTTGCCATCGTCGTGGACGATGGCCTCGCGACGGGAGCCAGCATGCGCGCCGCGATCTCTGCGTTGCGGGAGCGCGGCGTGCGCCGCATTGTGGTGGCAGTACCCCTCGCATCGCGGCAAGCCGTCGCGTCCCTGGAACGTGAGGCGGACAGCGTCGTCGCCGTTTTCGTGCCGGAGGTGCTGTATGCCGTCGGCGTTCACTATAAAGATTTCTCGCAGACGACCGACAAAGAAGTGCGAGATCTGCTCGCTCAAAGCGTAGGAAGGCGGGAGAGATCATGGCCAAACGAAAGACGGATCGAGCGCGAAAGGCTGGGGAACCGGCGCGCGGCCACCTGA
- a CDS encoding ABC transporter ATP-binding protein, which translates to MRTTVAAHDLTRRFGAFTAVNHVSFEIEERTIWGFLGPNGAGKSTTIRMLCGIMNPTSGDAHVLGMDIVRDAERIRERIGYVSQRSSVWPDLTIGEHLRFYADMYGDIVRRSPGELEAWMRTLDLTEYRDVLGAAVPQGYRQRLALACAAIHKPDVLFLDEPTAGVDPVSRRKFWDIIGSIAENGATILVTTHYLDEAEHCDKLAFIDGGRIVAQGTPASLKTDPSFGYAVEVVTASPVGALQIVEELPFVRAATLFESALHVMLPSAAFVDRLSGALVDAQIPIANVRPAVASLEDVFASITSSHGQGTKPS; encoded by the coding sequence GTGAGGACCACGGTCGCGGCGCACGATCTCACGAGACGGTTTGGCGCCTTCACCGCCGTCAACCACGTGTCGTTCGAGATCGAAGAACGGACGATATGGGGATTCCTCGGACCAAACGGCGCGGGTAAATCCACGACCATCAGAATGCTCTGTGGAATCATGAACCCTACTTCCGGAGACGCGCATGTGCTCGGTATGGACATCGTGCGCGATGCGGAGCGCATTCGGGAACGAATCGGTTACGTCTCGCAGCGATCGAGCGTGTGGCCCGACCTCACCATCGGTGAACACCTCCGGTTCTATGCGGACATGTACGGCGACATCGTGCGCCGCAGTCCAGGCGAACTCGAGGCGTGGATGCGAACGCTTGACTTGACAGAATACCGCGATGTGCTCGGCGCCGCCGTCCCACAAGGCTATCGCCAGCGGCTTGCGCTTGCGTGTGCCGCCATCCATAAACCGGACGTGCTGTTCTTAGACGAACCGACTGCCGGCGTGGACCCGGTCTCGCGGCGGAAGTTCTGGGATATCATCGGCTCCATCGCCGAAAACGGAGCGACTATTCTCGTCACCACGCACTACCTGGACGAGGCCGAACACTGCGACAAGCTCGCGTTCATCGACGGCGGGCGCATCGTGGCGCAAGGCACGCCTGCGTCGCTGAAGACCGATCCGTCATTCGGATACGCCGTCGAGGTAGTCACGGCGTCGCCCGTCGGCGCGTTGCAGATCGTTGAGGAGCTTCCGTTCGTCCGCGCCGCGACGCTCTTCGAATCGGCGCTTCACGTCATGTTACCCTCGGCGGCGTTCGTCGACCGGCTTAGCGGCGCCCTCGTCGACGCCCAGATTCCGATCGCCAACGTGCGACCCGCCGTGGCGAGTCTAGAGGACGTCTTCGCCTCGATCACGTCGAGTCACGGCCAAGGGACCAAGCCGTCGTGA
- a CDS encoding ABC transporter ATP-binding protein: protein MACRDVVRRFGNTIALDRMTLSVARGDILAIVGPDGAGKTTLLRIICGVLAPDSGEVDLLGVDMIRDPEAGKARLGYMPQRFSLYSDLTGRENLRFYADLYDVPPDELLARSRAMLDDFRLESFVDIPSGSLSGGMKQKLALACTLVHEPELLVLDEPTAGVDPVSRRQFWRLLYGLNSRGVSIVVSTPYMDEAQHATHVALMHRGRLIAFDTPSRLKAIVASRVVEIGGASPAAVRRALRTVPIVQSLEVFGGVFHALVPDATQAFPVLRAALEAEGVAGASLRAVEPLLEDAFIWLLVRETASASS from the coding sequence GTGGCGTGTCGCGATGTCGTCCGACGATTTGGAAACACGATCGCGCTCGACCGCATGACCCTGAGCGTCGCTCGGGGCGACATCTTGGCCATCGTCGGTCCCGATGGAGCGGGCAAGACGACCCTGCTGCGAATCATCTGCGGCGTGCTTGCGCCCGATTCGGGTGAAGTCGATCTGCTCGGCGTCGATATGATTCGCGACCCGGAAGCGGGCAAGGCTCGCCTGGGTTATATGCCGCAGCGCTTCAGCCTTTACTCAGATCTCACGGGGCGTGAGAATCTCAGATTCTACGCGGACCTGTATGATGTTCCGCCCGACGAATTGCTCGCCCGCTCGCGTGCGATGCTCGATGACTTCCGCCTCGAAAGTTTTGTGGACATCCCATCGGGATCGCTTTCGGGCGGCATGAAGCAAAAACTCGCGCTTGCGTGCACGCTCGTCCACGAGCCGGAGCTCCTGGTGCTCGACGAACCGACTGCCGGCGTTGATCCCGTCTCTCGCCGCCAATTCTGGCGGCTCCTATACGGGCTCAATTCGCGCGGCGTGAGCATCGTCGTCAGTACGCCATATATGGACGAAGCGCAACATGCGACACATGTCGCGCTCATGCACCGCGGACGGCTCATCGCGTTCGACACACCGTCGCGTCTTAAGGCTATCGTCGCATCGCGCGTCGTCGAGATCGGCGGCGCTTCGCCCGCGGCCGTTCGCCGCGCGCTGCGAACCGTTCCGATCGTCCAGAGCCTGGAGGTGTTCGGCGGCGTGTTCCATGCCTTGGTGCCGGACGCCACGCAAGCGTTTCCCGTTCTCAGAGCGGCGCTCGAAGCCGAAGGAGTCGCGGGGGCGTCGCTGCGTGCGGTCGAGCCTCTTTTGGAGGACGCGTTCATTTGGCTGCTCGTCAGGGAAACCGCGAGTGCGTCTTCGTGA
- a CDS encoding Hsp20/alpha crystallin family protein — protein MSTTLTPKRDEIRPFFEDFYSISPFGDFGTFRRAMNSFLDTSRFADQFIMPAIDLYNKDGKYNVEVALPGLDKKDIEIQVEGNSLTISGKYATEQVEKEKKYQYREMRRGSFSRSVSLPEDIDADKVTAEFDKGILKIQIPSLKPAQPTKVTIS, from the coding sequence ATGTCCACAACGCTGACACCCAAACGAGATGAGATCCGCCCGTTCTTTGAGGATTTCTACTCGATCAGTCCCTTTGGCGATTTCGGGACCTTCCGGCGCGCGATGAACTCGTTCCTCGACACATCGCGTTTCGCGGACCAGTTCATCATGCCCGCGATCGATCTCTACAACAAAGACGGGAAGTATAATGTCGAAGTCGCGCTTCCCGGTCTCGACAAGAAAGACATCGAGATCCAGGTCGAAGGCAATTCCCTGACAATTTCGGGGAAATACGCGACTGAACAAGTGGAAAAGGAAAAGAAGTATCAGTATCGCGAGATGCGCAGGGGAAGCTTCTCGCGCAGCGTTTCACTGCCGGAGGATATCGACGCCGACAAAGTCACAGCGGAGTTCGATAAAGGCATCCTCAAGATCCAAATCCCCTCGCTCAAGCCGGCGCAGCCGACAAAGGTGACAATCTCATAA
- a CDS encoding ABC transporter permease produces MKWRRLRSIIHKETLQFLRDRRSLTSILVMPLVQLILYGYLSSDVKYQPTIVLDQSKTPQSRQLIQEFVNTDYFSVRYAAATMHDVEDSIDRGKALVGIVIPPDYAGDLAAGRETDVMVAVDATDATAARVSLSVATGVGADIARNVAVQALALHGGHSVVSTPVVRTRAWYNPDLRSEVFIVPGVLAVVLQFSMTFLSIIAVVRERELGTLEQLVVTPVRSDELILGKIAPIVGIGYVLCTMILVVAYFLFDVPVRGSVLTLYLATLAFFFSVVGVGILISTVSATFQQAMQMAQFFLLPGILLSGFIFPRETLPVFLQWVGAIMPLTYFLTLVRGVIVKGVGIDILWPQVLELAVLGIVVFAIAVFRFQKKIG; encoded by the coding sequence GTGAAGTGGCGGCGGCTGCGCAGCATCATCCATAAGGAGACGTTGCAGTTCCTGCGTGACCGGAGATCGCTCACGAGTATCCTCGTGATGCCGCTTGTGCAGCTCATCCTGTATGGTTACCTGTCCAGCGACGTCAAATATCAACCGACGATCGTCCTCGACCAATCGAAGACGCCGCAGAGCCGGCAGCTCATTCAGGAATTCGTCAATACCGACTACTTTTCTGTGCGCTATGCGGCCGCGACCATGCACGATGTCGAGGATTCGATAGATCGGGGCAAAGCGCTCGTCGGGATTGTGATACCGCCCGACTACGCGGGCGATCTCGCGGCCGGGCGGGAGACCGACGTGATGGTCGCGGTAGACGCCACCGATGCAACGGCAGCGCGTGTGTCGCTTTCGGTAGCCACGGGCGTCGGCGCCGACATCGCGCGAAACGTCGCTGTCCAGGCGCTCGCGCTGCACGGTGGACATTCTGTCGTGAGCACTCCGGTCGTGCGAACGCGCGCATGGTACAATCCCGATTTGCGCAGTGAAGTCTTCATCGTCCCCGGTGTCCTTGCGGTCGTGTTGCAATTCAGCATGACGTTCCTGAGCATCATCGCGGTCGTGCGCGAACGAGAACTTGGAACACTCGAGCAATTGGTGGTGACGCCGGTCCGTTCCGACGAGCTGATTCTCGGCAAGATCGCGCCGATCGTCGGCATCGGTTACGTGCTGTGCACGATGATCCTCGTGGTGGCGTATTTCTTATTCGACGTGCCGGTGCGCGGCAGCGTCCTGACGCTCTACCTGGCCACGCTGGCCTTCTTCTTCTCGGTCGTCGGTGTGGGTATTCTGATCTCGACTGTTTCTGCGACGTTCCAGCAGGCGATGCAGATGGCCCAGTTCTTCCTTTTGCCCGGCATCTTGCTGTCGGGATTCATCTTTCCGCGTGAGACCCTCCCCGTATTCTTGCAGTGGGTTGGAGCGATCATGCCGCTGACGTACTTCCTGACGCTCGTGCGCGGTGTGATCGTCAAGGGCGTGGGCATAGACATCTTATGGCCGCAGGTGCTGGAACTCGCGGTGCTCGGAATCGTCGTCTTCGCTATCGCCGTCTTCCGCTTTCAAAAGAAGATCGGCTAG
- a CDS encoding alpha-ketoglutarate-dependent dioxygenase AlkB, translating to MQLSLLASGNAEALVDDGTARIVYRRTLFSDDQARLWFEWLRDKVAWRAERRPMYDRVVDVPRLVGSYALSDPELPEPIALMRGPVEQFCNFTFNAAGLNFYRDGNDSVAPHGDHVERGPVGAPVALVSLGSARRMRIRSKSSPRRVVDLDLEPGSLLLMDYRSHLNYEHGIPKTRDAVGQRISVAYRSVFKAGR from the coding sequence ATGCAACTTTCATTGCTCGCATCGGGCAACGCCGAAGCGCTCGTCGACGATGGGACGGCGCGTATAGTCTACCGGCGCACCCTCTTCAGCGACGACCAGGCTCGACTATGGTTCGAATGGCTGCGCGACAAAGTCGCATGGCGCGCCGAGCGCCGTCCGATGTACGATCGGGTCGTGGACGTGCCGCGCCTCGTCGGATCGTATGCGTTGAGCGATCCCGAATTGCCCGAACCGATCGCGCTGATGCGAGGACCTGTCGAACAGTTCTGCAATTTCACCTTCAATGCGGCCGGCCTGAACTTCTACCGTGACGGCAACGACAGCGTCGCGCCGCATGGCGATCACGTCGAACGCGGCCCGGTCGGGGCGCCGGTTGCGCTGGTCAGTCTCGGCTCGGCCCGGCGCATGAGAATCCGAAGCAAATCGTCACCACGACGCGTGGTCGATCTCGACCTCGAACCCGGCAGCCTGTTGCTCATGGACTACCGCAGCCATCTGAACTACGAACACGGGATACCAAAAACGCGCGACGCCGTCGGTCAGCGTATCAGCGTGGCATACCGCAGCGTGTTCAAAGCGGGGCGCTAA
- a CDS encoding efflux RND transporter periplasmic adaptor subunit, with protein MTVTIPSPATEKQQAPHAPSRRRIPVWQIGAAFVVVAAILAWAVHGRLAGASSNGIAGSGTIETIQVDVAAKVSGRIKALLVHDGDRVTAGQPIAQIETTDALLAVDQAKANLDAARAQLRLAQASYALQRDVNASGVSEARAQVATSAVRVPQSVELAAIQAQSVSSQVASADAHVRAASAALETARATLAEAGADVQSAQASAALAQANVKRERELYRQGDVSAQQYDVAHDAALSATAQVSAASSRRDAAAKQLVVGEADLRAAHADFDAALAGEQTIAVKQLDVAASNAQLDQSKAVLAGAQAQSHALDQRRADVAVAAANVEQAQAALGIALRGLSETTLHAPFGGVILAHSVEVGNLVVPGTSVLTVSDLDHPYLDVYVSEANLARVKIGQSVDVQVDGAPGRIFKGSVTSVHTTAEFTPSNVQTKEQRAELVFRVRIDLPNPDGALKPGLPADGVIDAP; from the coding sequence ATGACGGTCACGATTCCATCTCCGGCGACCGAGAAGCAGCAAGCGCCCCATGCTCCATCTCGGCGCCGCATTCCAGTTTGGCAAATCGGCGCCGCTTTCGTTGTCGTCGCGGCGATCCTCGCATGGGCCGTACACGGCCGGCTCGCGGGCGCGTCGAGCAACGGAATCGCCGGATCCGGCACGATTGAAACGATTCAGGTCGACGTGGCGGCAAAGGTAAGCGGCAGGATCAAAGCGCTGCTCGTCCACGACGGCGACCGAGTCACGGCCGGTCAACCGATAGCGCAGATCGAGACGACAGACGCGCTGCTCGCCGTTGACCAAGCCAAGGCGAATCTCGACGCCGCTCGAGCCCAGCTTCGTCTGGCGCAGGCCTCGTACGCGCTTCAGCGCGACGTGAACGCCTCCGGCGTGAGCGAGGCGCGCGCGCAGGTGGCGACTTCAGCGGTTCGCGTTCCACAGAGCGTCGAGCTCGCCGCCATCCAGGCTCAATCCGTTTCATCGCAGGTGGCTTCGGCGGACGCGCACGTCCGCGCCGCAAGCGCCGCGCTTGAGACCGCGCGGGCAACGTTAGCGGAAGCCGGCGCCGACGTGCAGAGCGCGCAGGCTTCCGCAGCGCTTGCGCAAGCGAATGTGAAACGCGAACGTGAACTTTACCGTCAAGGCGACGTTTCGGCGCAGCAGTATGATGTTGCGCACGACGCGGCGCTGTCCGCGACCGCTCAAGTGAGCGCCGCGTCATCGCGGCGCGATGCGGCTGCCAAGCAGCTCGTCGTCGGCGAGGCGGATCTTCGAGCCGCCCACGCAGATTTCGACGCCGCGTTGGCCGGCGAACAGACCATCGCGGTGAAGCAGCTCGACGTCGCGGCTTCCAACGCGCAGCTGGATCAATCGAAAGCGGTGCTTGCCGGTGCGCAAGCGCAGTCGCACGCGCTCGATCAGCGGCGCGCGGACGTCGCCGTCGCGGCCGCGAACGTCGAACAGGCGCAAGCCGCGCTCGGGATCGCCTTGCGCGGTCTTTCCGAGACGACACTGCACGCGCCCTTTGGCGGAGTGATTCTAGCGCACAGCGTTGAGGTCGGCAATCTCGTCGTGCCCGGTACATCCGTCCTCACCGTCTCCGACCTCGATCACCCTTACCTCGACGTCTACGTGAGCGAAGCGAACCTCGCGCGCGTGAAGATCGGACAGTCGGTCGACGTGCAAGTGGACGGCGCACCCGGACGGATTTTCAAAGGCAGCGTGACGAGCGTCCATACCACTGCCGAGTTCACGCCGAGCAACGTGCAGACAAAAGAGCAGCGCGCGGAACTCGTATTCCGCGTCCGGATCGATCTGCCGAATCCGGATGGCGCGCTGAAGCCTGGACTGCCAGCGGACGGCGTGATCGATGCTCCCTAA
- a CDS encoding pirin family protein, protein MSVRPIKRLIRSKPTLEGAGVHLRRAFGFGNTSDFDPFLLLDDFRNDVPADYLAGFPWHPHRGIETITYVLAGTVEHGDSIGHSGTIAAGDVQWMTAGKGIIHQEMPKGDQTGRMHGFQLWANLPASRKMTEPRYQEVVSKDIPEVTDDDGTIVRVVCGSFWGKKGPVPEVAIDPIYLDVTVPPGRKKSLPVETTRHAFAYVFSGDAKFCNASEPLAVPTEPSNWLDTAPPSHAENQSLVLFDKGDEVMVKAGEDGVRFLLVSGKPLGEPVAWYGPIVMNTQAQLQEAFTELREGTFLRE, encoded by the coding sequence ATGTCCGTCCGGCCGATCAAACGCCTCATAAGATCGAAACCGACGCTGGAAGGTGCGGGCGTGCACCTTCGCCGCGCATTCGGCTTCGGCAACACATCGGACTTCGATCCGTTCCTCTTGCTGGACGATTTCCGCAACGACGTTCCTGCGGACTACTTAGCGGGTTTTCCGTGGCATCCCCATCGAGGAATCGAGACCATCACGTACGTGTTAGCAGGCACGGTCGAGCACGGCGACAGCATCGGGCACAGCGGCACGATCGCCGCGGGAGACGTGCAATGGATGACAGCGGGTAAAGGGATCATCCATCAGGAGATGCCCAAAGGCGATCAGACTGGGCGCATGCATGGATTTCAGTTGTGGGCGAATCTTCCGGCGTCGCGCAAGATGACGGAGCCGCGCTACCAGGAGGTCGTGTCTAAGGATATCCCCGAGGTCACGGATGACGACGGCACGATCGTGCGCGTGGTCTGCGGATCGTTTTGGGGCAAGAAGGGCCCCGTGCCTGAAGTCGCCATCGACCCGATCTATCTCGACGTGACCGTTCCGCCGGGCCGTAAGAAGTCGTTGCCCGTCGAGACCACGCGCCACGCATTTGCCTATGTCTTCTCCGGCGACGCGAAATTCTGCAACGCATCCGAGCCGTTGGCCGTGCCGACCGAGCCGAGCAATTGGCTTGATACCGCGCCGCCCTCGCATGCCGAGAACCAGTCCCTCGTGCTCTTCGATAAAGGCGACGAGGTCATGGTGAAGGCGGGCGAAGACGGCGTGCGGTTCTTGCTCGTATCCGGCAAGCCGCTCGGCGAACCTGTTGCCTGGTACGGACCGATCGTCATGAACACGCAAGCGCAGCTGCAAGAGGCGTTCACCGAACTGCGCGAAGGAACGTTTCTGCGGGAATAG